The following DNA comes from Desulfatiglans sp..
TATATACAGGCATGGCATAATTGACGGAAAGGCCTAAAATACTGTTATCCCAGTTTCTGCCGTCTGTATCCATGATATCGGACATAAACCTGAGGTTCAGGAAGTAGTCCTTTTTAAAAAGCCATAAATAACTTATGTAGCTTTTATAACCCTGACCGTCCCGGTCTTCTTCAGGGGCAAGGGCAGGCCTGAAGTACTCGCTGTTTGTATACCCTGTAAATATCTCAAGGAGCTGCGTATCCTTAAAAGACATCCTTGCGAGCGGGCCGGTACTGAATGTTCCGGAATACTCTTTAAAGTCAGGATTCCTTACAAACGCATGGTTATAACTCGTGGCAAGATAGAGCGCATACTTGCCGAAATTGTAACCCGGTGTAATGGAGATGCTGTTTGAGATGGAGTCATGGGTAAACCTGTTTTTATCGTGTGTGCTGGAACCCAATGCATACTGGGCATTAAACAGCCACCTGCCCTTAAGAAGAGGCGCATAGTTAATGCGGAATGAGGTATTTAATACCCCGCTCCCCTCATTTGTCATCCCTGTAGCAAATGCCTGGTCATCGGGTTTTAAGACCATGTTATCATCATACTGTCCGAATACCCCGATGGTAAACCTTAAGGGCTTTTCAAGTGCGATCCTCTGCTCCACCGCCGCAAGATACTGCCTTGCAAACCCGGCCATATCTGACTGAGGGTCACTCAGGATGGCCGCCTCAAAGCTCTTTTTTGCCTGCCTCAGATCACGCTCTTTCATAAAACCCATAGCAATCCTCATGTCAGCGGCCTGGGTAATTTTGGGGTCTATTGCCTTGGCCCGTGCAAAGGCATCATTGGCCTCTTTTATTTTTCCCTCTTCCGTGAGAATAAGCCCCTTTAAAAAGGCGGCCTTGGCAGGGAAGATATTCTCCTTTTCCGCTATATCCACCCAGTGGTTTGCAACATCCAGCTTATCAAGCTGCATGGCCACATCCACCACCTCTATAAGGGCCTCCTTAATCCTGGGTGTAAGATTAACAGCATCCAGCAGGTTTGTAAGGGCCTTTTCATAGTCCATTGTCTGTTTGTATGCCATGCCGAGGAAGAATGCGGCAGCAGATGAGCCGGGTTCATCAGCCCTTGCCCTGTTGAGGGTGACAATTGCCTCTTCATAACTTTCATCCCTGTATTCATCTATGCCTTTATTAAGGGATTCTGATTGCTGGCAATAAATATTCAGGGGAAAAAGTAAAATAAAAAACAGAGAAATTAAAGAGAATGAAGAAATCCTGGTTGCGATCTTTATCATGTAAGCCGCCTTTCATCTTGTCCGCTATAGATATCTTAAACATATACCCGTTTTAAGTGGATATGATAGGTATCTCAGCGAAATTTGTCAATAATACAGCCAATCTTACATAGTTAGCATTCAATTTTGAAAATGTATCTAAACATCTACAAACATCTTGACATTAAATATCATGATCTTAAGTTTTGTTAATCGGTTGAACAGGCCGGTATCTTAAAAAAATAATCGCAGGAGGATACTTATATGCGTCTTGATAAACTTACATTAAAGGGCCAGGATGCCCTGAAGGAATCACAGCAGCTTACTGAAAGGCTGGGGCATCAGCAGATTGAACCTGAACATATATTAAGTGCCATAATCAACCAGAAGGATGGGGCCATACCTCCCCTTCTTGCAAAGGTGGGTGCAAATCAGCCCGCCCTGATTAAAAATATTACAGAGGTACTTGAACGGCTCCCAAAGGTATCAGGGGGTGGATATGGACAGTCATATCTCTCAGCAAGGAGCCAGGCCATCCTTGAACAGGCCTTTAAAGAGGCCGAGCAGATGAAGGATGAATATGTCTCTCTTGAACATATACTTATGGCAATATCCGATGAAAAGGATGGTAATGCAGCCAGGATGCTCAAATCATCCGGTATAACAAGAGATACCATACTTGCTGCCCTTGTGGATATAAGGGGCGGGCAGAGGATAACAGACCAGAACCCTGAAGATAAATACCAGGCACTTGAAAAGTTTGGAAGGGATCTTACTGCTATTGCGGCAAAAGATAAGCTTGACCCTGTGATTGGCCGTGATGATGAGATCAGGAGGGTAATCCAGGTGCTTTCAAGAAGGACCAAGAATAACCCTGTGCTCATAGGCGAACCCGGCGTAGGAAAGACCGCCATTGTTGAGGGGCTTGCACAGCGGATCATACAGGGGGATGTGCCGGAAACCCTAAAGAATAAGCGTGTGGTGGCACTTGACATGGGGGCACTTGTTGCAGGTGCAAAGTACAGGGGTGAGTTTGAGGACAGGCTTAAGGCAGTGCTCAAGGAGGTCACAGACTCTAATGGCGAGATAATACTCTTTATAGATGAGATGCATACTATCGTTGGTGCGGGCGCGGCTGAGGGTGCTGTTGATGCATCAAACATGCTTAAGCCTGCCCTTGCACGTGGTGAACTTCGCTGTGTGGGGGCTACCACAATAAAGGAATACAGAAAATATATAGAAAAGGATGCGGCCTTTGAGAGGCGGTTCCAGCCTGTTAATGTGGAGGAGCCAACAGTAGAGGATACAATCTCCATATTAAGGGGGCTTAAAGAGAAATATGAGGTGCACCACGGTGTGAGGATA
Coding sequences within:
- a CDS encoding tetratricopeptide repeat protein, giving the protein MIKIATRISSFSLISLFFILLFPLNIYCQQSESLNKGIDEYRDESYEEAIVTLNRARADEPGSSAAAFFLGMAYKQTMDYEKALTNLLDAVNLTPRIKEALIEVVDVAMQLDKLDVANHWVDIAEKENIFPAKAAFLKGLILTEEGKIKEANDAFARAKAIDPKITQAADMRIAMGFMKERDLRQAKKSFEAAILSDPQSDMAGFARQYLAAVEQRIALEKPLRFTIGVFGQYDDNMVLKPDDQAFATGMTNEGSGVLNTSFRINYAPLLKGRWLFNAQYALGSSTHDKNRFTHDSISNSISITPGYNFGKYALYLATSYNHAFVRNPDFKEYSGTFSTGPLARMSFKDTQLLEIFTGYTNSEYFRPALAPEEDRDGQGYKSYISYLWLFKKDYFLNLRFMSDIMDTDGRNWDNSILGLSVNYAMPVYKDIKLQLSGQISDQEFKNLHTVFDIKREDRIYSMSGGFSWNWEKDATIVIQYSRMRTDSNIGIYDYKRNIYTLGMEYRF